One Telluria mixta DNA window includes the following coding sequences:
- a CDS encoding HAD-IIIC family phosphatase, which translates to MHPADYLFPRELEATPTGLSRILVIGSCLTEQYLDNFRVERPDIAFDYIPFNNLMALPDLAPEAASSYQLQYIQIPLRTLVGDNLIRAVDFAQAGGYEALASQAAGMLAAVLDAVLRYQREHGLLTLVSNFIVPQGPTAPALAERGTDTDLARLVRFLNQALEDQLRDRPNAWVADVESIAATFGKRFFLDDPVSFSSHGATLSADVHTLDNAPSWALPASGRIELLPDVGSTYALQTSVFSELVLRQVEWLYRVARQLDTVKIVFFDLDNTLWRGQIAEHYEHGREWPPSHFWPVGIWDAIQHLRRRGIVVSISSKNDEHIVRERWERAVLPWLRYDDFVLPKINWQPKSMNIRDTLTTLSLTAKSAVFVDDNPVERDEVRSNIPGIRVIGSDPFVTRRILLWSAETQRLQLGAEAAQREASYRNIVARETEKSTHSRADFLAGLDVRMQFDTIADSAHPGFARASELINKTNQFNTTGVRWSAADFAAFFRDGGTIHSFSVQDRFSDYGQVGAVLVQHGVIKQYTMSCRVLGMDVELAALHHVADLLFAAGAELLLGAIVETELNTPCRDVYQRAGFVPVPERPGLWVLRRDMARTPITHVRID; encoded by the coding sequence ATGCATCCCGCCGATTACCTGTTCCCGCGCGAGCTCGAAGCCACGCCGACCGGACTGTCCAGGATCCTCGTCATCGGCTCTTGCCTGACCGAGCAATACCTGGACAACTTCCGCGTCGAGCGGCCCGACATCGCGTTCGACTACATCCCGTTCAACAACCTGATGGCGCTGCCGGACCTGGCGCCGGAGGCGGCATCAAGCTACCAGCTGCAGTACATCCAGATCCCGCTGCGCACGCTCGTCGGCGACAACCTGATCCGCGCCGTCGACTTCGCGCAGGCCGGCGGCTACGAAGCCCTGGCCTCGCAAGCGGCCGGCATGCTGGCGGCCGTGCTGGACGCCGTGCTGCGCTACCAGCGCGAACACGGCCTGCTGACGCTCGTGTCGAACTTCATCGTGCCGCAGGGTCCGACGGCCCCGGCGCTCGCGGAGCGCGGCACGGATACGGACCTGGCGCGCCTCGTGCGCTTTTTGAACCAGGCGCTGGAAGACCAGTTGCGCGACCGGCCGAACGCCTGGGTCGCCGATGTCGAAAGCATCGCGGCCACGTTCGGCAAGCGCTTCTTCCTCGACGACCCGGTGTCGTTCTCGTCGCACGGCGCGACCCTGAGCGCGGACGTGCACACGCTGGACAACGCGCCGTCGTGGGCCCTGCCGGCCAGCGGCCGCATCGAACTGCTGCCCGACGTCGGCTCGACGTATGCGCTGCAGACGTCCGTGTTCAGCGAACTGGTGCTGCGCCAGGTGGAATGGCTGTACCGCGTCGCGCGCCAGCTCGACACGGTCAAGATCGTGTTCTTCGACCTCGACAACACGCTGTGGCGCGGCCAGATCGCGGAACATTACGAGCACGGGCGCGAATGGCCGCCGTCGCACTTCTGGCCGGTCGGCATCTGGGATGCGATCCAGCACCTGCGCCGGCGCGGCATCGTCGTGTCGATCAGCTCCAAGAACGACGAGCACATCGTGCGCGAACGGTGGGAACGCGCCGTGCTGCCCTGGCTGCGCTACGACGATTTCGTGCTCCCCAAGATCAACTGGCAGCCGAAGTCGATGAACATTCGCGATACGCTGACCACGCTGTCGCTGACGGCGAAGAGCGCCGTGTTCGTGGACGACAACCCGGTCGAGCGCGACGAGGTGCGCAGCAACATCCCGGGCATCCGCGTGATCGGCAGCGACCCGTTCGTGACGCGCCGCATCCTGCTGTGGTCCGCCGAGACGCAGCGCCTTCAATTGGGCGCCGAGGCCGCGCAGCGCGAAGCGTCGTACCGCAACATCGTCGCGCGCGAAACGGAAAAGTCCACCCACAGCCGCGCCGATTTCCTCGCCGGGCTGGACGTGCGCATGCAGTTCGACACGATCGCGGACAGCGCGCACCCCGGCTTCGCCCGCGCGAGTGAGCTGATCAACAAGACGAACCAGTTCAACACGACGGGCGTGCGCTGGAGCGCAGCCGATTTCGCCGCATTCTTCCGCGACGGCGGCACGATCCACTCGTTCAGCGTGCAGGACAGGTTTTCGGATTACGGCCAGGTGGGCGCCGTGCTCGTGCAGCATGGCGTGATCAAGCAGTACACGATGAGCTGTCGGGTGCTGGGCATGGATGTGGAACTGGCGGCGCTGCACCACGTGGCCGACCTGCTGTTCGCAGCCGGTGCGGAACTGCTGCTGGGCGCGATCGTCGAGACGGAACTGAACACGCCCTGCCGCGACGTCTACCAGCGCGCGGGCTTCGTGCCGGTGCCGGAGCGTCCCGGCCTGTGGGTCCTGCGGCGCGACATGGCGAGAACGCCGATAACCCACGTGCGCATCGATTAA
- a CDS encoding NAD-dependent epimerase/dehydratase family protein, protein MERIAILGASSRIAQDLVLSFAHAGHRGILLYGRDPAALRGWQEAHGLSYPVADYGAYGQEPHDAVLNFVGVGDPRRAAQMGGAILGVTQEFDDLALRGLRAHPQRRYVFLSSGAAYGSGFEEPAGPDTRTAFAPNALQPQDWYAIAKLHAECKHRALPDLAITDLRVFNYVSRHQDLEARFFITDILRAIQAQDVLKTSPGTMVRDYLHPDDFYQLVTRVLAAPPANGALDCYSAAPVDKAALLDAMAARYGLRYEVAAAPAGVNATGAKPHYYSLDRRAAGLGYAPAHTSLDGIRIEADAILGGPAHDRL, encoded by the coding sequence ATGGAACGCATCGCCATCCTCGGTGCCAGCAGCCGGATCGCACAGGACCTGGTCCTGTCGTTCGCGCATGCCGGCCACCGAGGGATCCTGCTGTACGGCCGCGATCCGGCCGCCCTGCGCGGCTGGCAGGAGGCGCACGGGCTGTCCTACCCCGTCGCGGACTACGGCGCCTACGGCCAGGAACCGCACGACGCCGTGCTGAACTTCGTCGGCGTGGGCGATCCGCGCCGCGCCGCGCAGATGGGCGGAGCCATCCTCGGCGTGACGCAGGAATTCGACGATCTCGCCTTGCGCGGCCTGCGCGCGCACCCGCAGCGCCGCTACGTGTTTCTCTCGAGCGGCGCCGCGTACGGCAGCGGCTTCGAAGAACCGGCCGGCCCGGACACCCGCACGGCGTTCGCGCCCAACGCGTTGCAGCCGCAGGACTGGTATGCCATCGCCAAGCTGCACGCGGAATGCAAGCACCGCGCGCTGCCGGACCTGGCGATCACGGACCTGCGGGTCTTCAATTATGTCAGCCGCCACCAGGACCTGGAGGCGCGCTTCTTCATCACCGACATCCTGCGCGCGATCCAGGCGCAGGACGTGCTGAAGACGTCGCCCGGCACGATGGTGCGCGACTACCTGCACCCGGACGATTTTTACCAACTGGTGACGCGCGTGCTGGCCGCGCCGCCGGCCAACGGCGCGCTCGATTGCTACAGCGCCGCGCCGGTGGACAAGGCCGCGCTGCTGGACGCGATGGCCGCGCGCTACGGCCTGCGCTACGAAGTCGCCGCGGCCCCGGCGGGCGTGAACGCCACCGGCGCCAAGCCCCATTACTACTCGCTCGACCGGCGCGCGGCCGGCCTGGGCTACGCACCGGCGCACACGTCGCTGGACGGCATCCGCATCGAAGCGGACGCCATCCTGGGCGGGCCCGCACATGACAGACTGTGA
- a CDS encoding acetaldehyde dehydrogenase (acetylating), with product MTDKLKIAIIGSGNIGTDLLIKVMRSPHLTCTLFAGRNFNSAGMKRASQLGVPISDRGIEAIVADPSICDVVFDCTSAQAHIGHWAKLDELGKTVIDMTPAKLGEFCIPAINAQDCLLTGNCNINMITCGGQSSIPIAAAIGGVHENIEYIEVASSIASRSAGPATRANLDEYIETTEDALQRFSGARHTKAILILNPANPPIDMQTTIYAKIAEPDLPAIQAAVADMVEKLKSYVPGYQLIVPPTVEGGRIVTTIKVMGAGDYLPQYAGNLDIINCAAIAMAEKIAVARESGAGTPSEERKHG from the coding sequence ATGACCGACAAACTCAAGATAGCCATCATCGGATCGGGCAACATCGGCACCGACCTCCTGATCAAGGTGATGCGCTCGCCGCACCTGACCTGCACCCTGTTCGCCGGCCGTAACTTCAACTCGGCCGGCATGAAGCGCGCCAGTCAGCTGGGCGTCCCCATCTCGGACCGCGGCATCGAAGCCATCGTCGCCGATCCGTCGATCTGCGACGTGGTGTTCGACTGCACGTCGGCCCAGGCCCACATCGGCCACTGGGCCAAGCTGGACGAACTGGGCAAGACCGTGATCGACATGACCCCGGCCAAGCTGGGCGAATTCTGCATCCCGGCCATCAACGCCCAGGACTGCCTGCTGACGGGGAACTGCAACATCAACATGATCACCTGCGGCGGCCAGTCGTCGATCCCGATCGCGGCCGCCATCGGCGGCGTGCACGAGAACATCGAGTACATCGAAGTCGCGTCCAGCATCGCGTCGCGCTCGGCCGGTCCGGCCACGCGCGCCAACCTGGACGAATACATCGAGACGACCGAGGACGCGCTGCAGCGCTTTTCCGGCGCGCGCCACACCAAGGCGATCCTGATCCTGAACCCGGCCAACCCGCCGATCGACATGCAGACGACGATCTACGCCAAGATCGCGGAACCGGACCTGCCCGCGATCCAGGCCGCCGTGGCGGACATGGTCGAAAAACTGAAAAGCTATGTGCCGGGCTACCAGCTGATCGTGCCGCCGACCGTCGAAGGCGGCCGCATCGTCACCACCATCAAGGTGATGGGCGCGGGCGACTACCTGCCGCAGTACGCCGGCAACCTGGACATCATCAACTGCGCCGCCATCGCGATGGCGGAAAAGATCGCCGTCGCCCGCGAGAGCGGCGCCGGCACCCCTTCTGAGGAACGCAAGCATGGCTAA
- the dmpG gene encoding 4-hydroxy-2-oxovalerate aldolase, translating into MAKKILITDPTLRDGNHAVRHQLSRDAFIAYCKAAEAARVPIVEVGHGNGLGASSMLVGECSLTDEDILKISREHLHESRMSIHVIPGFCTIKRDLTRAVELGVDVFRIGTHCTEADISDRHINFVRQAGKEAWGILMMSHMATPAVLLEEAKKMESYGAEAIVIMDSAGAYLPDDVTERIGTLADGLAIPVGFHGHNNLGMAVINSVAAVNAGATIIDGSIRGFGAGAGNTQLEVLVAVFERLGFETGIDLYKILDAADIAEKTFNPVAPSISPLSIVSGLAGVFSGFAKPVARAAADYGVDARDIFFGLGKRNAVAGQESLIIEVARDLAEKKAAAAKG; encoded by the coding sequence ATGGCTAAGAAGATCCTGATCACCGACCCGACGCTGCGCGACGGGAACCACGCGGTGCGCCACCAGTTGAGCCGCGACGCCTTCATCGCCTATTGCAAGGCGGCCGAGGCGGCGCGCGTGCCCATCGTCGAAGTCGGCCACGGCAACGGCCTGGGCGCGTCGTCGATGCTGGTCGGCGAATGCAGCCTCACCGACGAGGACATCCTGAAAATCTCGCGCGAGCACCTGCACGAGTCGCGCATGAGCATCCACGTCATTCCCGGCTTCTGCACGATCAAGCGCGACCTGACGCGCGCCGTGGAGCTGGGCGTGGACGTGTTCCGCATCGGCACCCACTGCACGGAAGCCGACATCAGCGACCGCCACATCAACTTCGTGCGCCAGGCCGGCAAGGAAGCGTGGGGCATCCTGATGATGAGCCACATGGCCACGCCCGCCGTGCTGCTGGAAGAAGCGAAGAAGATGGAATCGTACGGCGCGGAAGCGATCGTCATCATGGACTCGGCCGGCGCCTACCTCCCGGACGACGTCACGGAACGCATCGGGACGCTCGCCGACGGCCTGGCGATTCCCGTCGGCTTCCACGGCCATAACAACCTGGGCATGGCCGTCATCAACTCGGTGGCCGCCGTGAACGCGGGCGCCACGATCATCGACGGCTCGATCCGCGGCTTCGGCGCCGGCGCCGGCAACACCCAGCTCGAAGTGCTGGTGGCCGTGTTCGAGCGCCTCGGCTTCGAGACCGGCATCGACCTGTATAAAATCCTCGACGCGGCCGACATCGCGGAGAAGACGTTCAACCCGGTGGCGCCGTCGATCTCGCCGCTGTCGATCGTCTCCGGCCTCGCCGGCGTATTCTCCGGCTTCGCCAAGCCGGTGGCGCGCGCCGCGGCCGACTACGGCGTCGATGCGCGCGACATCTTCTTCGGTCTCGGCAAGCGCAACGCCGTCGCGGGCCAGGAAAGCCTGATCATCGAAGTCGCGCGCGACCTCGCCGAGAAAAAAGCCGCCGCCGCGAAAGGATAA
- a CDS encoding NAD-dependent epimerase/dehydratase family protein: MQESRFAEIRQDALAACAGQPDVRAALARQHIAVTGGTGFLGTWIAELVAALNDEYRLGITLDLYARNPDEWLQRYPHLAARLDVRVRAQDVRSSFEFAKNTSYVIHAAGIPNNRVHSSDPLRVFQTTVAGVTNALDAARQLDGLLRFVNVSSCLVAGAPQRPGPLAENDVYPLAAGQPHTVYAEAKRAAETAAAIYRSQYRLPVSTVRPFTLTGAYQQLDRPWAINNFLRDTLTSGEIRIHGDGSARRSYLYGADAAWWTLVALIKGQDGEAYNLGSATAVTHNDLVRLIGERAVNRPRVAHNTAPQRQQHVDDLFPDLALTVRRLGVQETLTLPQVVDKTYRWFATPHTA, from the coding sequence ATGCAAGAATCCCGCTTTGCCGAGATCCGCCAGGACGCCCTCGCCGCCTGCGCCGGCCAGCCCGACGTACGCGCCGCGCTGGCGCGCCAGCACATCGCCGTCACGGGCGGTACCGGTTTCCTCGGCACCTGGATCGCCGAACTGGTGGCCGCCCTCAACGACGAATACCGCCTCGGCATCACGCTCGACCTGTACGCGCGCAACCCCGACGAATGGCTGCAGCGCTACCCGCACCTCGCGGCGCGCCTGGACGTCCGCGTCCGTGCGCAGGACGTGCGCTCGTCGTTCGAGTTCGCGAAGAACACGAGCTACGTGATCCACGCGGCCGGCATCCCGAACAACCGCGTGCACTCGTCCGATCCGCTGCGCGTGTTCCAGACGACGGTGGCCGGCGTCACCAACGCGCTCGACGCGGCGCGCCAGCTGGACGGCCTGCTGCGCTTCGTGAACGTCAGCTCCTGCCTCGTCGCCGGCGCGCCGCAGCGCCCCGGCCCGCTGGCGGAAAACGACGTGTACCCGCTCGCGGCCGGCCAGCCGCACACGGTCTATGCGGAAGCCAAGCGCGCCGCCGAGACCGCGGCCGCGATCTATCGCAGCCAGTACCGCCTGCCCGTGTCGACCGTGCGGCCGTTCACCCTGACGGGCGCCTACCAGCAGCTGGACCGCCCGTGGGCCATCAATAACTTCCTGCGCGATACGCTGACGAGCGGCGAGATCCGCATCCACGGCGACGGCAGCGCGCGCCGCAGCTACCTGTACGGCGCCGACGCCGCATGGTGGACCCTCGTCGCGCTGATCAAGGGCCAGGACGGCGAAGCCTACAACCTGGGCAGCGCCACGGCCGTCACGCACAACGACCTCGTGCGCCTGATCGGCGAACGCGCCGTCAACCGCCCGCGCGTGGCGCACAACACGGCCCCGCAGCGCCAGCAGCACGTGGACGACCTGTTCCCCGACCTGGCCCTCACCGTACGCCGCCTGGGCGTGCAGGAGACCCTCACGCTGCCGCAGGTGGTCGACAAGACCTACCGCTGGTTCGCCACCCCGCACACCGCGTAA
- a CDS encoding peptidase domain-containing ABC transporter produces MQCLTAIAQHHGLQVNPERLIHDYALNAEEPSSSMLLGMASSIGLKAKLRQLTVDKLLGQKGVFPLLARLKDGNSMIVVGARADDGGVFAVLDPLGDLGVVKMLDPAAFQSLWSGEVLFLKRTSKLGDTRQPFGLRWFIPEILLQKAAFRDIAIAAMAMNILGLASPIFFQLVIDKVLVHHSVSTLWVLAAGIGIALLFESTFGFMRQILTLWATNKIDIRLTRRTFAHLLSLPIDYFETTSAGVVVRHMQQMEKIRGFLTGRMFFTALDLTALFILLPILFSYSVKLAMIVLLFTMLISGIVAVLVPTFQRRLNDLYTAEGQRQALMVETIHGMRTVKALAIEPMQRRAWDQRSAHALNQHFRVGQISITGNAVTDFLGKLLPVVIIVIGAQDVFDQTLSVGALIAFQMLSGRVSGPLIALVGLVNEYQETALSIRMLGEVMNRAPEGRTGGLRPELRGNITFDGVVFRYPGAQNNALDRASFEIKEGSVIGIVGRSGSGKTTITKVIHGLYRIQEGIVRFDGYDAREIDLSHLRRQVGVVLQENFLFHGTVRENIAATMPEASFEDIVEAARAAGADEFIERMPQGYDTMLEENASNLSGGQKQRLSIARALLAKPRILVLDEAASALDPESEAIFINNLSRIAVGRTVIMVSHRLSTLVNADSILVMQRGQLMDAGRHEELLTRCSTYIQLWNQQTSHL; encoded by the coding sequence TTGCAATGCCTGACTGCCATCGCGCAGCATCACGGCCTGCAAGTGAATCCGGAACGCCTGATCCACGACTACGCGTTGAACGCGGAGGAGCCCTCGTCGTCCATGCTGCTGGGGATGGCTTCGAGCATCGGGCTGAAGGCCAAGCTGCGCCAGCTGACGGTCGACAAGCTGCTGGGGCAGAAGGGCGTGTTCCCGCTGCTCGCGCGCCTGAAGGACGGCAACAGCATGATCGTCGTCGGTGCCCGCGCGGACGACGGCGGCGTGTTCGCCGTGCTCGATCCGCTCGGCGACCTGGGCGTCGTCAAGATGCTCGACCCGGCCGCGTTCCAGTCCCTGTGGAGCGGCGAAGTCCTGTTCCTCAAGCGCACCTCGAAGCTGGGCGACACGCGCCAGCCGTTCGGCCTGCGCTGGTTCATTCCCGAAATCCTGCTGCAGAAGGCCGCGTTCCGCGACATCGCCATCGCTGCGATGGCCATGAACATCCTCGGCCTCGCGTCGCCGATCTTCTTCCAGCTCGTCATCGACAAGGTGCTCGTGCACCACAGCGTGTCCACGTTGTGGGTGCTGGCGGCCGGCATCGGCATCGCGCTGCTGTTCGAATCGACGTTCGGCTTCATGCGCCAGATACTGACCTTGTGGGCCACCAACAAGATCGACATCCGCCTCACGCGGCGCACGTTCGCGCACCTGCTGTCGCTGCCCATCGATTATTTCGAGACCACGTCCGCGGGCGTGGTCGTGCGCCACATGCAGCAGATGGAAAAGATCCGCGGCTTCCTCACGGGCCGCATGTTCTTCACGGCGCTGGACCTCACCGCGCTGTTCATCTTGCTGCCGATCCTGTTCAGCTATTCCGTCAAGCTGGCGATGATCGTGCTGCTGTTTACGATGCTCATCAGCGGCATCGTCGCGGTGCTCGTGCCCACGTTCCAGCGCCGCCTGAACGATCTGTACACGGCCGAAGGCCAGCGCCAGGCGCTGATGGTGGAAACGATCCACGGCATGCGCACGGTGAAGGCGCTGGCCATCGAGCCGATGCAGCGCCGCGCCTGGGACCAGCGCTCGGCGCATGCGTTGAACCAGCACTTCCGCGTGGGCCAGATCTCCATCACGGGCAATGCCGTCACCGACTTCCTCGGCAAGCTGCTGCCCGTCGTGATCATCGTGATCGGCGCCCAGGACGTCTTCGACCAGACCCTGTCCGTCGGCGCCCTGATCGCCTTCCAGATGCTGTCCGGCCGCGTCAGCGGGCCGCTGATCGCCCTGGTGGGCCTCGTCAACGAATACCAGGAAACGGCACTGTCGATCCGCATGCTGGGCGAGGTCATGAACCGCGCGCCGGAAGGCCGCACCGGCGGCCTGCGTCCCGAACTGCGCGGCAACATCACGTTCGACGGCGTCGTGTTCCGCTATCCGGGCGCACAGAACAACGCGCTCGACCGCGCCAGCTTCGAGATCAAGGAAGGCAGCGTGATCGGCATCGTGGGCCGCAGCGGCTCCGGCAAGACGACGATCACGAAGGTCATCCACGGCCTGTACCGCATCCAGGAGGGCATCGTCCGCTTCGACGGCTATGACGCCCGCGAGATCGATTTGTCGCACCTGCGCCGCCAGGTCGGCGTCGTCCTGCAGGAGAACTTCCTGTTCCACGGCACCGTGCGCGAGAATATCGCCGCGACGATGCCCGAGGCCAGCTTCGAGGACATCGTCGAGGCGGCGCGCGCCGCCGGCGCCGACGAATTCATCGAGCGCATGCCGCAGGGCTACGACACGATGCTGGAAGAGAATGCGTCGAACCTGTCCGGCGGCCAGAAGCAGCGCCTGTCGATCGCTAGAGCACTGCTGGCCAAGCCGCGCATCCTCGTGCTGGACGAAGCCGCGAGCGCGCTCGACCCGGAAAGCGAAGCGATCTTCATCAACAACCTGTCGCGCATCGCCGTGGGCCGCACCGTGATCATGGTGTCGCACCGCCTGTCGACGCTCGTCAACGCCGATTCGATCCTGGTCATGCAGCGCGGCCAGCTGATGGATGCGGGCCGCCACGAAGAACTCCTGACGCGCTGCTCTACTTACATTCAATTATGGAACCAGCAAACAAGTCATCTGTGA
- a CDS encoding HlyD family type I secretion periplasmic adaptor subunit, which yields MTALDPTDIEFLPDADEIERRPLPPYARITVHALAAMLVCFLGWASIAEIDEVVKAQGRLTTPLSNIVVQPIETSIIRTIDVRIGQVVKKGERLATLDPTDADADQAQLRLKFDSLDTQVKRLEAELSGRGMPAETGKASADTQLQDKLAGERRANFAAQMARLDENIAKARASLDTNVRDQQVLGDRTKSLREVETMQERLVDQKFGAKVNLLDARNKRMEVERDYTLAKNQEPEIRRTLAGLEAEKRAFVNGWRQKIMEDMLNLTRERDATAEQIKKGTLRRDKVILTAPADAMVQDIAKLSQGSVAQAAEKMFTLVPLGTALDAEVQIDSLDVGHVKAGDVAHIKLDAFPFQKHGTLEAKVRTLSEDAFKRDTATTESGTDAYYVSRIDLGGGKLKNMDPHARLLPGMTLTAEIVVGKRTVLSYLLWPLTKGLDEAIREP from the coding sequence GTGACCGCGCTCGATCCGACCGACATCGAGTTCCTGCCGGACGCCGACGAGATCGAGCGCCGGCCGCTGCCGCCGTACGCCCGCATCACCGTGCACGCGCTGGCGGCGATGCTCGTGTGCTTCCTCGGCTGGGCCAGCATCGCCGAGATCGACGAGGTCGTGAAGGCACAGGGCAGGCTTACCACCCCGTTGTCCAACATCGTCGTGCAGCCGATCGAGACGTCGATCATCCGCACGATCGACGTGCGTATCGGCCAGGTCGTCAAGAAGGGCGAGCGCCTCGCGACGCTGGACCCGACGGACGCCGATGCCGACCAGGCCCAGTTGCGCCTGAAGTTCGACAGCCTGGACACGCAGGTGAAACGCCTCGAGGCCGAATTGTCCGGCCGCGGCATGCCGGCCGAGACGGGCAAGGCCTCGGCCGACACGCAACTGCAGGACAAGCTGGCCGGCGAGCGCCGCGCCAACTTCGCCGCGCAGATGGCGCGCCTGGACGAGAACATCGCCAAGGCCCGCGCCTCGCTGGATACGAACGTGCGCGACCAGCAGGTGCTGGGCGACAGGACGAAATCGCTGCGCGAGGTGGAGACGATGCAGGAACGCCTCGTCGACCAGAAATTCGGCGCCAAGGTCAACCTGCTGGACGCGCGCAACAAGCGCATGGAAGTCGAGCGCGACTACACGCTGGCGAAGAACCAGGAACCGGAGATCCGGCGCACGCTGGCCGGCCTGGAGGCGGAGAAGCGTGCGTTCGTGAACGGCTGGCGCCAGAAGATCATGGAAGACATGCTGAACCTCACGCGCGAGCGCGACGCGACGGCCGAGCAGATCAAGAAGGGCACGCTGCGCCGCGACAAGGTGATCCTGACCGCACCGGCCGACGCCATGGTGCAGGACATCGCCAAGCTGTCGCAGGGCTCCGTCGCGCAGGCCGCCGAAAAGATGTTCACGCTGGTGCCGCTGGGGACCGCGCTGGACGCCGAGGTGCAGATCGATTCGCTCGACGTCGGCCACGTGAAGGCGGGCGATGTCGCCCACATCAAGCTCGACGCGTTCCCGTTCCAGAAGCACGGCACGCTGGAAGCGAAGGTGCGCACCTTGTCCGAGGATGCGTTCAAGCGCGACACGGCGACCACGGAATCGGGCACCGACGCGTACTACGTCAGCCGCATCGACCTCGGGGGCGGGAAGCTGAAGAACATGGACCCGCACGCGCGCCTGCTGCCGGGCATGACCCTGACCGCGGAGATCGTGGTCGGCAAGCGGACCGTGTTGTCGTATCTGTTGTGGCCCCTGACGAAGGGGCTCGATGAGGCGATCCGGGAACCGTGA
- a CDS encoding glycosyltransferase family 2 protein yields MTPPASASPLVSILLPTHNRPDYAELALQSALAQTYPNFEVVVSDNSDDERTAERFAPYVARYPQLRYLRIPSCPALDNFQNCYSQARGDYVNFLMDDDLFHPHKLAVMMHVMLTQPGVGLVTSCRQIIDGNGNAINDVPAHLGRAFETDTRIQGRALGMHLCTVGNIVGEPTTALYRKSDAGPQFGMYMGNQYIVSSDLATWLTVLSKKDGVYLKDAYSSFRVHGGQDQRATRTQIAGQFEGLQILSDVWDQRFFFESAPGLRGLLGTRLAEITSILPRLPAAQLRDAVDTERAVSLIRRATALMLQPE; encoded by the coding sequence ATGACGCCTCCCGCCAGCGCTTCCCCCCTCGTCAGCATCCTGCTGCCCACCCACAACCGGCCCGACTACGCCGAACTCGCACTGCAGAGCGCACTCGCACAGACCTACCCGAACTTCGAGGTGGTCGTGAGCGACAACAGCGACGACGAGCGCACGGCCGAGCGCTTCGCGCCGTACGTCGCGCGCTATCCGCAGCTGCGCTACCTGCGCATCCCCAGCTGCCCGGCGCTGGACAACTTCCAGAACTGCTACAGCCAGGCGCGCGGCGACTACGTCAACTTCCTGATGGACGACGACCTGTTCCACCCGCACAAGCTCGCCGTCATGATGCACGTGATGCTGACGCAGCCCGGCGTGGGCCTCGTCACGTCGTGCCGCCAGATCATCGACGGCAACGGCAACGCGATCAACGACGTGCCGGCCCACCTGGGCCGTGCGTTCGAGACGGACACGCGCATCCAGGGCCGCGCGCTCGGCATGCACCTGTGCACGGTGGGGAACATCGTCGGCGAACCGACGACGGCGCTGTACCGCAAGAGCGACGCCGGCCCGCAGTTCGGCATGTACATGGGGAACCAGTACATCGTCAGCTCCGACCTCGCCACGTGGCTGACGGTGCTGAGCAAGAAGGACGGCGTGTACCTGAAGGATGCGTACAGCTCCTTCCGCGTCCACGGCGGCCAGGACCAGCGCGCCACGCGCACGCAGATCGCCGGCCAGTTCGAAGGCCTGCAGATCCTGTCCGACGTGTGGGACCAGCGCTTCTTCTTCGAGTCGGCCCCGGGCCTGCGCGGCCTGCTGGGCACGCGCCTGGCCGAGATTACGTCCATCCTGCCCCGGCTGCCGGCCGCGCAGCTGCGCGACGCGGTCGACACGGAGCGCGCCGTCTCGCTGATCCGGCGCGCCACCGCGCTGATGCTGCAGCCGGAATAA